A single region of the Acidobacteriota bacterium genome encodes:
- a CDS encoding zinc-dependent metalloprotease encodes MIPAAAPGSPGSAAAARALPAVVGLAVAFWAQALVGQEQQKKESQKPPSVAEATEGHEHLAGFLDLFWDSRAGRLFLRVEAFDADLLYIQSLSAGLGSNDIGLDRGQLGRTHLARFERVGPKVLLVHQNTRYRAISDNEDERRAVADAFARSVLWGFEVEAEAEDGSVLVDATDFVLRDAHGVVARLHQRGQGSYQLDASRSAIHRPGVAAFPRNSELEGTQTFVLRGSDRGPGSWVSQVAPSPEAVTLRIRHSFVALPEPGYEPRRADPRAGFNVTSYFDYATPIEQPLEVSFIDRHRLEKRDPSAERSEPVEPIVYYLDRGAPEPIRSALLDGARWWNEAFEAAGYIDAFRVELLPEGADLLDVRYNVIQWVHRSTRGWSYGGGVTDPRTGEILKGHVTLGSLRVRQDFLIAQGLVSPYEDADSSTEALTEMALARLRQLSAHEVGHTIGLMHNFASSVDGPDGRESVMDYPHPLARLREDGTIDLSAAYDVGVGEWDKRTVLYGYADFPDGADEAAELDAILQGTIDAGLHYISDEDARPAGGAHPLAHLWDNGRSAAEELRRLLSVRRAALGRFSERSIRVGAPLSELEDVLTPLYLLHRYQIEAAAKTVGGVDYSYAVRGDGRAPASLLPPAIQLDALDALLRTVDPAELTLPQRILDLIPPPPPGRSRGREHLPSRAGLTFDPVGAAEMAADLTFAMVFDGERAARLVDHHARAAEQPALGAVIERVLAVTWRADPSPGLTGEVGRAVDFAALRRLMALAAGVPVAMPPNFDWPVVPARSGSFQVRAEARSALSALGRWLEENPGETDEPAERAHRTYGGWLIERFLKDPGSVELPAPLRSPDGSPIGCGVGHGGESLSAFVLPQ; translated from the coding sequence GTGATCCCGGCCGCCGCCCCCGGCTCGCCCGGTTCCGCGGCCGCGGCCCGGGCCCTGCCGGCGGTCGTGGGCCTGGCGGTCGCGTTCTGGGCTCAGGCGCTGGTGGGGCAGGAGCAGCAGAAGAAGGAGTCGCAGAAACCCCCGTCTGTCGCTGAGGCCACCGAGGGTCATGAGCATCTGGCCGGCTTCCTCGACCTGTTCTGGGACAGCCGGGCCGGCAGGCTCTTCCTGCGGGTCGAAGCGTTCGATGCCGATCTGCTCTACATCCAGTCGCTGTCGGCGGGCCTGGGATCGAACGACATCGGACTCGACCGGGGTCAGCTCGGGCGCACCCACCTGGCCCGTTTCGAACGGGTCGGGCCGAAGGTGCTTCTGGTTCACCAGAACACGCGCTACCGGGCGATCAGCGACAACGAGGACGAGCGCCGCGCGGTGGCGGATGCCTTCGCTCGTTCCGTGCTTTGGGGCTTCGAAGTCGAGGCCGAGGCCGAGGACGGTTCCGTGCTGGTCGATGCGACCGACTTCGTGCTCCGGGATGCGCACGGCGTGGTGGCGCGGCTCCACCAGCGTGGGCAGGGGAGCTACCAGTTGGACGCGTCGCGGTCGGCTATTCATCGCCCCGGCGTGGCCGCCTTTCCGCGCAACTCGGAACTCGAGGGCACGCAAACCTTCGTACTGCGCGGGTCCGACCGCGGTCCGGGAAGTTGGGTGAGCCAGGTCGCACCGTCGCCCGAGGCAGTGACGTTGCGAATCCGCCACTCCTTCGTCGCGCTGCCCGAACCCGGTTACGAACCCCGGCGCGCCGATCCCCGTGCCGGCTTCAATGTGACCAGCTACTTCGACTACGCGACCCCGATCGAACAGCCGCTCGAGGTCAGCTTCATCGACCGGCATCGGCTGGAGAAGCGTGATCCGAGCGCCGAGCGAAGCGAACCGGTCGAACCGATCGTCTACTACCTCGATCGCGGCGCGCCGGAGCCGATCCGCTCCGCGCTGCTCGACGGCGCCCGCTGGTGGAACGAGGCGTTCGAGGCCGCGGGCTACATCGACGCGTTCCGGGTCGAACTCCTGCCGGAGGGCGCCGACCTGCTCGACGTCCGCTACAACGTGATCCAGTGGGTTCACCGGTCGACCCGCGGATGGTCCTACGGCGGCGGGGTCACCGACCCGCGTACCGGCGAGATCCTCAAGGGTCACGTGACGCTCGGTTCCCTGCGGGTGCGGCAGGACTTCCTGATCGCCCAGGGGTTGGTCTCGCCGTACGAGGACGCGGACTCGTCCACCGAGGCGCTCACCGAGATGGCGCTTGCCCGACTGCGTCAGCTTTCGGCCCATGAAGTCGGCCACACGATCGGTCTGATGCACAACTTCGCCTCCAGCGTGGACGGACCGGATGGCCGCGAGTCGGTCATGGATTACCCGCATCCGCTGGCCCGCTTGCGCGAAGACGGGACGATCGACCTGAGCGCCGCCTACGACGTCGGCGTCGGCGAGTGGGACAAGCGGACGGTTCTGTACGGCTACGCCGACTTCCCCGACGGTGCGGACGAGGCAGCCGAGCTCGACGCGATCCTGCAGGGAACGATCGACGCCGGCCTCCACTACATCAGCGATGAGGACGCGCGGCCGGCGGGCGGCGCGCATCCCCTGGCCCACCTCTGGGACAACGGCCGTTCCGCGGCGGAGGAGCTGCGCCGACTCCTGTCGGTGCGGCGGGCCGCGCTCGGGCGTTTCTCCGAGCGCAGTATCCGGGTCGGCGCTCCGCTGTCGGAACTGGAGGACGTGTTGACGCCTCTCTACCTGCTGCACCGGTACCAGATCGAGGCGGCGGCGAAGACCGTCGGTGGCGTCGACTACAGCTACGCGGTGCGGGGCGACGGCAGGGCACCGGCGTCGCTGCTGCCGCCGGCGATTCAGCTCGACGCACTCGACGCGCTGCTACGGACGGTCGATCCAGCCGAACTCACGTTGCCGCAGCGGATACTCGACCTGATTCCGCCGCCCCCTCCGGGCCGCAGCCGGGGCCGGGAGCACCTGCCATCGCGCGCCGGTCTGACGTTCGACCCGGTTGGCGCGGCTGAGATGGCGGCCGATCTGACGTTCGCCATGGTCTTCGATGGCGAACGGGCGGCCCGGCTGGTCGACCACCACGCGCGGGCGGCGGAACAGCCGGCTCTTGGCGCCGTGATCGAGCGGGTGCTGGCCGTGACCTGGCGTGCCGATCCTTCGCCGGGCCTTACCGGAGAAGTCGGCCGGGCGGTCGACTTCGCCGCCCTGCGGCGCCTGATGGCGCTCGCGGCGGGCGTCCCCGTCGCCATGCCGCCGAACTTCGACTGGCCGGTCGTGCCGGCGCGGTCGGGATCGTTCCAGGTGCGCGCCGAGGCGCGGTCCGCTCTGTCAGCTCTAGGGCGATGGCTGGAGGAGAACCCGGGCGAGACGGACGAGCCCGCGGAGCGGGCGCATCGGACCTACGGGGGGTGGCTGATCGAGCGGTTTCTCAAGGATCCGGGCTCGGTGGAACTGCCCGCGCCGCTGCGGTCGCCGGACGGCTCGCCGATCGGCTGCGGTGTGGGTCACGGTGGGGAATCCCTTTCGGCCTTTGTGCTGCCGCAATGA
- a CDS encoding M20 family metallopeptidase has protein sequence MSGDPSAALRLPEVVARLYTASAQAELVDLRRTLHADPELSLQEERTAARLEQTLVELGIDEVVRVAGTGVVGRIRGRDPEAPPVAVRGDIDALPITEATGLPFTSCNEGVMHACGHDVHASWTVAAARLLQAEPAAGDVLLVLQPAEETGEGALAVLASGVLDDVEAIFGAHVDLTFEIGQAMIQPGAVGAAADRFEVELVGRGAHGARPHQGLDPIVGAAQVISALQTVVTRRVPPDQPAVVTVGAVEAGTAHNVIPDRAVLKGTMRSLDPAIRQLLADEVRHVAESVASACRLEARIRMLQGTPAVLNDERAAAWAHEAAASVIGAESVKPLPAANMGGEDFAFYQERIPGCFIRVGARLPDDPVVGAHTPYFAPAEEAIFVGGALLAAASRRASAELAGG, from the coding sequence ATGAGCGGCGATCCATCCGCAGCGCTGCGGTTGCCCGAGGTCGTGGCGAGGCTCTACACCGCCAGTGCGCAGGCCGAGCTCGTCGACCTCCGGCGCACGCTCCACGCCGACCCTGAACTCTCGCTCCAGGAAGAGCGCACCGCGGCCCGGCTCGAGCAGACGCTGGTGGAACTCGGCATCGACGAGGTCGTTCGGGTCGCCGGCACCGGCGTGGTCGGCCGCATCCGCGGCCGTGACCCCGAGGCGCCACCGGTCGCGGTTCGCGGCGACATCGACGCGCTGCCGATCACCGAGGCCACAGGGCTGCCGTTTACGTCCTGCAACGAGGGCGTGATGCACGCCTGCGGCCACGACGTTCATGCCTCGTGGACGGTGGCGGCGGCGAGACTGCTTCAGGCCGAGCCGGCGGCGGGGGACGTGCTGCTCGTGTTGCAGCCGGCGGAGGAGACGGGCGAGGGCGCCCTGGCGGTGCTGGCGTCCGGCGTCCTGGACGATGTGGAAGCGATCTTCGGCGCGCACGTCGACCTCACCTTCGAGATCGGGCAGGCGATGATCCAGCCGGGGGCGGTGGGCGCGGCCGCCGACCGGTTCGAGGTGGAATTGGTCGGCCGGGGCGCTCACGGAGCCAGGCCGCACCAGGGGTTGGATCCGATCGTCGGCGCGGCACAGGTGATCTCGGCTCTCCAGACCGTCGTGACCCGGCGGGTACCGCCCGACCAGCCGGCGGTGGTCACAGTCGGCGCCGTCGAGGCGGGAACGGCTCACAACGTGATTCCCGATCGGGCGGTACTCAAGGGCACCATGCGCTCGCTCGACCCGGCGATCCGCCAGTTGCTGGCGGACGAAGTGAGGCACGTGGCCGAATCGGTGGCTTCGGCCTGCCGGCTCGAGGCCAGGATCCGGATGCTCCAGGGAACGCCGGCGGTCCTGAACGACGAACGCGCCGCGGCCTGGGCGCATGAGGCCGCCGCTTCGGTGATCGGCGCCGAATCGGTCAAGCCGCTGCCGGCCGCCAACATGGGCGGTGAGGACTTCGCCTTCTACCAGGAGCGCATCCCCGGGTGCTTCATCCGGGTCGGCGCGCGGTTGCCCGACGATCCGGTCGTGGGCGCCCATACGCCCTACTTCGCGCCGGCCGAAGAGGCGATCTTCGTCGGCGGCGCGTTGCTCGCCGCGGCGTCGCGCCGGGCGTCGGCCGAGCTTGCGGGCGGCTAG
- a CDS encoding outer membrane beta-barrel protein — protein MTKARRHLHRTLSVTAALAALLATATSAAEAQKPRFEITPTYGHSFLGGFEIDDLEFGRLDLEIGDAEAHGLIVGFPVRRNLHIELHWNEQDTSFGLDEGPFLGAADLGTMNVTYLHGGVAWSAPLGLVRPFASLTAGITRLSPDSDFLPETENRFSVGLGGGAKIFFTDHFGLRLEGRLLVTSTGDEDLCCYDCCYEGERDDLIQAVASVGLIFAF, from the coding sequence ATGACCAAGGCACGCCGTCACCTGCACAGGACACTGTCCGTCACCGCCGCACTGGCCGCCCTTCTGGCCACGGCGACCTCTGCCGCCGAAGCTCAGAAGCCGCGCTTCGAGATCACGCCAACCTACGGCCACAGTTTTCTAGGCGGCTTCGAGATCGACGACCTCGAGTTCGGGCGCCTCGACCTGGAGATCGGCGATGCCGAGGCTCACGGTCTGATCGTGGGCTTCCCGGTCCGGCGGAACCTCCACATCGAGCTCCATTGGAACGAACAGGACACGAGCTTCGGACTCGACGAGGGGCCGTTCCTGGGTGCCGCGGATCTCGGCACGATGAACGTGACCTACCTCCACGGCGGCGTCGCCTGGAGCGCGCCCCTCGGCCTGGTTCGCCCCTTCGCATCGCTCACCGCCGGCATCACCCGACTCTCGCCGGATAGCGACTTCCTGCCGGAGACCGAGAACCGCTTCTCCGTCGGTCTTGGCGGTGGAGCGAAGATCTTCTTCACGGACCACTTCGGTCTGCGACTCGAAGGCCGACTGCTGGTGACGAGCACGGGCGACGAGGACCTTTGCTGCTACGACTGCTGCTACGAAGGAGAACGAGACGACCTGATCCAGGCCGTCGCGAGCGTGGGTCTCATCTTCGCCTTCTGA
- the fabI gene encoding enoyl-ACP reductase FabI: MTAPESPPADSSPGSPAPGGLLAGRRGLIVGVANKRSLAWGIAGRAHREGAELAFTFQGDALERRVRPLAESIGSTIVEPLDVTDDAQIEAIFATLAERWGRLDFLVHSVAFANREDLLGRTVDTSRSGFATALDISCYSLIALARAAEPLMTDGGSVIAMTYYGATKATPNYNVMGIAKAALEASIRYLAVDLGPKNIRVHGISAGPVRTLAASGVSGMRGMLKAMPERAPLGRNITVDDVGATAAYLLSDLSAGTTGGIHFVDAGFNITAMRHPDRKTN; the protein is encoded by the coding sequence GTGACCGCGCCCGAATCACCTCCCGCCGACTCCTCGCCGGGATCGCCTGCCCCGGGTGGGCTGCTGGCCGGTCGTCGCGGCCTGATCGTCGGGGTCGCGAACAAGCGATCGCTGGCCTGGGGCATCGCGGGGCGCGCCCACCGCGAAGGCGCGGAGCTCGCGTTCACATTCCAGGGAGACGCCCTCGAACGTCGTGTCCGGCCGCTGGCCGAGAGCATCGGGTCGACCATCGTCGAGCCGCTCGACGTGACGGACGACGCTCAGATCGAAGCCATCTTCGCCACTCTCGCGGAACGCTGGGGCCGACTGGACTTCCTCGTCCACTCCGTGGCGTTCGCCAACCGGGAGGACCTGCTCGGCCGCACGGTCGACACCTCCCGCTCCGGCTTCGCCACCGCCCTGGACATCAGTTGCTACTCCCTGATCGCGCTCGCCCGAGCGGCAGAACCGCTGATGACCGACGGCGGAAGCGTGATCGCGATGACCTACTACGGGGCCACCAAGGCGACCCCCAACTACAACGTGATGGGCATCGCCAAGGCGGCCCTCGAGGCCTCGATCCGCTACCTCGCCGTCGACCTCGGCCCGAAGAACATCCGCGTGCACGGCATCTCCGCCGGCCCGGTGAGGACGCTCGCCGCTTCCGGCGTCTCAGGGATGCGCGGCATGCTGAAGGCAATGCCGGAGCGGGCACCACTCGGCCGCAACATCACGGTCGACGACGTCGGTGCCACGGCTGCCTACCTGCTCTCCGACCTGAGCGCAGGAACCACCGGCGGCATCCACTTCGTCGACGCCGGGTTCAACATCACCGCGATGCGGCATCCGGACCGGAAGACGAACTAG
- a CDS encoding DMT family transporter, with amino-acid sequence MVSVLGIVLVVGATLCFSLFDLLRKKLTGRLSDAFLVMVLALGAVPLYGVWVAVQPPAVVSRSYLLPGLLSVACNLGANYGFLRSVRLAGLSAVIPLLSLTPVFTALLGIPLLGELPGAREWLGIAMVVGAALALQLGERSGERGRPWTLGAGAWWMILVAFLWASALPLDKLATEASNAAFHGLVMHLGVGLSVVVIVARGFRSSAGRRERAGTSVGARTWLLLLTAVVIGAAAQGLQLLSLQHAWVGFVETVKRGIGSSLALVLGRLFFAERLTARKVLSVAVIAAGVAVMLW; translated from the coding sequence ATGGTCTCGGTGCTCGGCATCGTCCTCGTCGTCGGCGCGACGCTCTGCTTCTCGTTGTTCGACCTGCTGCGCAAGAAGCTCACGGGAAGGCTGAGCGATGCCTTCCTGGTCATGGTTCTGGCGCTTGGAGCGGTGCCCCTGTACGGCGTCTGGGTAGCGGTCCAGCCGCCGGCGGTGGTGAGCCGCTCGTACCTCCTGCCAGGGCTTCTGTCGGTGGCCTGTAACCTCGGCGCGAACTACGGCTTCCTTCGTTCGGTGCGGTTGGCCGGATTGAGCGCCGTGATTCCGCTGCTGTCCCTGACGCCGGTGTTCACGGCCCTGCTCGGGATTCCGCTGCTCGGTGAGCTGCCGGGGGCGCGCGAGTGGCTCGGCATCGCCATGGTGGTCGGCGCCGCCCTCGCTCTGCAACTCGGTGAGCGCTCCGGCGAACGCGGCCGGCCCTGGACGTTGGGGGCGGGCGCCTGGTGGATGATCCTGGTCGCTTTCCTCTGGGCGTCGGCGCTGCCGCTGGACAAGCTCGCCACCGAGGCCTCGAACGCGGCGTTCCACGGACTGGTCATGCATCTGGGGGTCGGCCTCTCGGTGGTCGTGATCGTCGCTCGGGGTTTCAGGAGTTCGGCCGGACGGCGCGAGCGAGCCGGGACCAGCGTCGGAGCTCGCACCTGGCTCCTGCTGCTGACGGCGGTCGTCATCGGCGCGGCGGCGCAGGGTCTCCAGTTGCTCTCCCTCCAGCACGCCTGGGTCGGCTTCGTCGAGACGGTGAAGCGGGGTATCGGGTCGTCGCTGGCGCTGGTCCTCGGCCGCCTGTTCTTCGCGGAGCGGCTGACGGCCCGAAAGGTGTTGAGCGTGGCCGTGATCGCGGCCGGGGTCGCGGTGATGCTCTGGTAG
- a CDS encoding PQQ-dependent sugar dehydrogenase, translating into MLRSPISTRGPLSSRDTVLRFGAFLLAVVFAAGTVAAADDELRLDAIELPAGFQVGVFAAEIDAARSLAQSPSGTVFVGTGRRGGGIVHAVVDRDGDGRADDRYPIGADLNWPNGVAFHEGDLYVAEISRVLRFEEIESRLDSPPAPVVVTADLPDETHHGWKFIRFGPDGRLYVPVGAPCNICDEGDPFATILRLDRTGDYEVVARGVRNTVGFDWRPGTSELWFTDNGRDMMGDDVPPDELNVLTEDGQHFGYPYCHGQDIPDPEFGDQRPCNDLVPPAIDLDPHVAAVGMRFYRGTAFPERYRGQIFIAEHGSWNRSNKIGYRVMVVHVDRDGRATEYEEFATGWLQGEDSWGRPVDVMERADGSLLVSDDMRGVIYRIAYDATSGAGE; encoded by the coding sequence ATGCTCCGTTCCCCGATTTCTACGCGCGGCCCGCTGTCTTCGCGCGACACAGTGCTTCGCTTCGGCGCCTTCCTGCTTGCCGTGGTTTTCGCGGCAGGAACCGTAGCGGCGGCCGACGACGAACTCCGTCTGGACGCGATCGAGTTGCCTGCCGGCTTCCAGGTAGGCGTCTTCGCCGCGGAGATCGACGCCGCCCGGTCGCTGGCCCAGAGCCCCTCCGGGACCGTCTTCGTCGGCACCGGACGCAGGGGCGGTGGAATCGTCCATGCCGTCGTCGATCGGGACGGCGACGGAAGGGCCGACGACCGCTATCCCATCGGCGCCGACCTGAACTGGCCGAACGGTGTCGCCTTCCACGAGGGCGACCTCTACGTTGCGGAGATCAGCCGCGTGCTCCGTTTCGAAGAGATCGAGAGTCGGCTCGACTCACCGCCCGCGCCGGTCGTGGTCACGGCCGACCTCCCGGACGAGACCCATCACGGCTGGAAGTTCATCCGCTTCGGTCCCGACGGGCGGCTCTACGTGCCGGTGGGCGCCCCGTGCAACATCTGCGACGAAGGGGATCCCTTCGCGACGATCCTCAGACTGGACCGGACCGGCGACTACGAAGTCGTCGCCCGTGGTGTGCGCAACACGGTCGGGTTCGACTGGCGCCCGGGCACGAGCGAACTGTGGTTCACCGACAACGGACGCGACATGATGGGCGACGATGTCCCGCCCGACGAGTTGAACGTGCTGACGGAGGACGGCCAGCACTTCGGTTATCCGTACTGCCACGGCCAGGACATCCCGGACCCGGAGTTCGGCGACCAGCGTCCCTGCAACGACCTCGTGCCGCCGGCTATCGACCTCGACCCTCACGTGGCAGCAGTGGGCATGCGCTTCTACCGGGGCACCGCGTTCCCTGAGCGTTACCGCGGGCAGATCTTCATCGCCGAGCACGGTTCCTGGAACCGCAGCAACAAGATCGGCTACCGGGTCATGGTGGTTCACGTCGACCGCGACGGCCGGGCCACGGAGTACGAGGAGTTCGCAACCGGTTGGCTCCAGGGCGAAGACTCGTGGGGGCGGCCGGTCGACGTGATGGAGCGCGCCGACGGGTCGCTCCTCGTTTCGGACGACATGCGCGGCGTGATCTACCGCATCGCCTACGACGCGACGTCCGGCGCGGGAGAGTAG
- a CDS encoding aminotransferase class I/II-fold pyridoxal phosphate-dependent enzyme encodes MATIDSAALDAARVRYDAARAAGLSLDMTRGKPSPEQLARSHGLLRAVDREDDPAADGTDCRNYGGDPRGLPEMRAIFAEILGVDPKLVFVGGNASLQWMHDLIVQAMLVGVPGGDPWGGPRRSTPVKFLCPCPGYDRHFSVLERFGIEMLLISMGDDGPDVDEVARLAGEDPNVKGMFCVPRYSNPTGVTYSDDVVEAIAAMKTAAPDFRVIWDDAYALHAFAGEPDPLANLYDHCAAHGHEDRALLVTSFSKVTFGGAGLAAVAASPRNGDWIRSFRSIQTIGPNKLNQLAHARFFDGSLSALRDHMKGHADLIRPKFETVLRVLDERLGGLDVASWSRPRGGYFVSLDTEPGCARAVVEMAGDAGVKLTPAGATFPYGLDPQDRNIRIAPTLPAPDEIEIATGLLADCIVLVSAGAAR; translated from the coding sequence TTGGCGACGATCGACTCTGCCGCCCTCGACGCGGCGCGAGTCCGCTACGACGCGGCCCGCGCCGCCGGCCTTAGCCTCGACATGACCCGCGGCAAGCCGTCGCCGGAGCAGCTTGCCCGCTCCCACGGTCTGCTGCGGGCCGTCGACCGGGAGGACGATCCTGCCGCCGACGGCACGGACTGCCGCAACTACGGCGGCGATCCGCGCGGGCTGCCGGAGATGCGGGCCATCTTCGCTGAGATTCTGGGCGTCGATCCGAAGCTCGTCTTCGTCGGAGGCAATGCCAGCCTGCAGTGGATGCACGACCTCATCGTGCAGGCGATGCTGGTCGGCGTGCCGGGCGGCGATCCGTGGGGCGGACCCAGGCGCTCGACGCCGGTGAAGTTCCTTTGCCCCTGTCCGGGCTATGACCGTCACTTCTCCGTGCTCGAGCGCTTCGGCATCGAGATGCTGCTGATCTCGATGGGCGACGACGGTCCCGACGTGGATGAGGTCGCTCGACTCGCCGGTGAGGATCCGAACGTCAAGGGGATGTTCTGCGTGCCGCGTTACAGCAACCCCACGGGCGTCACCTACTCCGACGACGTGGTGGAGGCGATTGCCGCAATGAAGACCGCGGCGCCGGACTTTCGCGTGATCTGGGACGACGCCTACGCGCTGCACGCGTTCGCTGGCGAACCGGACCCTCTGGCCAATCTCTACGACCATTGCGCGGCCCACGGCCACGAGGATCGCGCGTTGCTCGTCACCTCGTTCTCCAAGGTCACGTTCGGCGGCGCCGGTCTGGCCGCGGTCGCCGCGAGCCCCAGGAACGGCGACTGGATCCGGAGCTTCCGCTCGATCCAGACGATCGGCCCGAACAAGCTGAACCAGCTTGCCCACGCGCGCTTCTTCGACGGCTCCCTCTCCGCGCTCCGGGATCACATGAAGGGACATGCGGATCTGATCCGGCCGAAGTTCGAGACCGTGCTGCGCGTACTCGACGAGCGCCTCGGCGGCCTGGACGTCGCGTCCTGGAGCCGTCCTCGTGGCGGCTACTTCGTCAGCCTGGACACTGAGCCCGGCTGCGCGAGGGCCGTCGTCGAGATGGCGGGTGATGCGGGGGTCAAGCTGACACCGGCCGGCGCCACCTTTCCCTACGGCCTCGACCCGCAGGACCGGAACATCCGCATCGCGCCGACGCTGCCGGCTCCTGACGAGATCGAAATCGCGACCGGCCTGCTGGCCGACTGCATCGTCCTGGTCAGCGCCGGCGCCGCACGCTAG
- a CDS encoding sulfatase: MNAGTRAIRPAILATLLSAPLAAEPDLVLLSVDTLRADAVGAYGAGDATTPTIDALAAAGVLFEDAQTTIGKTGPAFASIFTSLYPPTHGSRRNAQRMRSDVPVLAQILGDAGYEAAAFISNWTLRADLVGLDRGFDHYDEEFDQSRNAAGVMERNADGIARAAERWLRRRARDEERNGKPLFLWVHFSDPHSPYLERTGFTPARPPREQRTTGWQKRWRYQSEVNYVDHWMGRLSRTIEEVLPGPRFTLFLSDHGESLGEHGYWGHGKNVHWPNARIPMILAGPGVPKGRRVQARVGVIDVLPTLLDLLGVETPEEVEGRSLAPFRTGGDGGDTPRYVIGDKHSALTAKSRRNAPYEDPLQISLEVNGAKVLHDFSKRRTTYFDLTADPREERPLDKPPVDLVPPLGRRLVNWYRDLEKYEAKSGTVLSEDDIKQLKSLGYID; the protein is encoded by the coding sequence GTGAACGCGGGCACCCGCGCCATCCGTCCGGCGATCCTCGCCACACTGCTCTCCGCGCCCCTGGCGGCGGAGCCCGACCTCGTCCTGCTCTCGGTCGACACGCTGCGCGCCGACGCGGTGGGAGCCTACGGCGCCGGGGACGCAACGACGCCGACGATCGACGCGCTGGCCGCGGCGGGCGTGCTGTTCGAGGATGCCCAGACAACGATCGGCAAGACCGGACCCGCCTTCGCCTCGATCTTCACGTCACTCTACCCGCCGACACACGGTTCCCGCCGCAACGCGCAGCGGATGCGGAGCGACGTCCCCGTCCTGGCCCAGATCCTGGGCGACGCCGGCTACGAGGCAGCCGCCTTCATCTCGAACTGGACGCTCCGAGCTGACCTGGTCGGCCTCGACCGCGGTTTCGATCACTACGACGAAGAGTTCGACCAGTCGCGGAACGCCGCTGGCGTCATGGAACGGAACGCGGACGGTATCGCCAGGGCCGCCGAGCGCTGGCTCCGCCGCCGCGCTCGCGACGAAGAACGAAATGGGAAACCCCTGTTCCTATGGGTCCACTTCTCCGACCCCCACAGCCCCTACCTGGAACGAACCGGCTTCACACCCGCCCGGCCGCCCAGGGAGCAGCGAACCACCGGCTGGCAGAAGCGCTGGCGTTACCAGTCGGAAGTGAACTACGTCGATCACTGGATGGGCAGGTTGTCCAGGACGATCGAGGAGGTGCTGCCCGGTCCCCGCTTCACCCTGTTCCTCAGCGACCACGGCGAGAGCTTGGGCGAGCACGGCTACTGGGGACACGGCAAGAACGTGCACTGGCCGAACGCCCGGATCCCGATGATCCTCGCCGGTCCCGGCGTTCCCAAGGGCCGGAGAGTTCAGGCGCGCGTCGGCGTGATCGACGTGCTGCCGACTTTGCTCGACCTGCTTGGAGTCGAAACGCCGGAAGAGGTCGAGGGCAGGAGCCTGGCTCCGTTCCGAACCGGGGGCGATGGCGGCGATACGCCACGCTACGTCATCGGCGACAAGCACAGCGCGCTGACCGCGAAGTCACGCCGCAACGCGCCCTACGAGGATCCGCTCCAGATCAGCCTGGAAGTGAACGGAGCGAAGGTCCTCCACGACTTCTCGAAGCGGCGGACGACCTACTTCGACCTGACCGCTGATCCCCGTGAGGAGCGGCCGCTCGACAAACCGCCCGTCGACCTCGTGCCGCCCCTCGGCCGCCGCCTGGTGAACTGGTATCGGGACCTGGAGAAGTACGAGGCGAAGAGCGGAACCGTCCTCAGCGAGGACGACATCAAGCAGCTCAAAAGCCTCGGTTACATCGACTAG